The proteins below come from a single Mercenaria mercenaria strain notata chromosome 3, MADL_Memer_1, whole genome shotgun sequence genomic window:
- the LOC123524013 gene encoding calcium and integrin-binding protein 1-like yields the protein MGSSQSVFTEQELNDYQELTYFTKKEILHVFKRFSMLNSEAVDKDKNAKLRRDEILELPELKVNPFKDRICQVFSSSKDGDMTFEDFLDMMSVFSDNAPKSVKVEYAFRIYDFDEDDMISSRDLKEVVDRLTGDQKLEDEDMQQLIDNIFEEADLDDDDSLSFAEFEHVISKAPDFVNSFRIRL from the exons GAGCTGACATACTTCACAAAGAAGGAGATACTACA TGTGTTCAAGAGATTTTCTATGCTGAATTCAGAGGCCGTAGACAAGGATAAGAATGCAAAACTGAGACGAGACGAAATACTGGAACTTCCAGAACTAAAG GTGAATCCATTTAAAGATCGTATTTGTCAAGTTTTTTCATCCAGCAAAGATGGTGACATGACATTCGAAGATTTCCTGGACATGATGTCCGTCTTCAGTGACAATGCTCCAAAGAGTGTGAAAGTGGAATATGCCTTCAGAATATATG ATTTTGACGAGGATGACATGATTTCAAGTAGAGATCTGAAAGAAGTTGTTGACAGATTGACAGGAGATCAGAAACTGGAGGATGAAGACATGCAGCAACTCATTGACAAT ATATTTGAGGAGGCAGATTTAGATGACGATGATTCTCTCTCATTTGCTGAATTTGAACATGTCATATCAAAAGCTCCTGATTTTGTTAA TTCATTCAGGATACGGCTTTAG